The segment GACAcactaaagctggatacacactacagaaaatgatgtTGTTAATTAttataccaacgactgaaagtcctgatcagcatgctgattcatgtgtacacactatacacgttttacacgactTGCCGTCAGGTCTTgatcctcatctgtcataaccattaactgaaaatatcatgactctgtaaactctatggagatcttcctacactgctggtcgtgagttcCATCATTGGACAAGATTTTTAATCTGTTGATAAactcaaacgatacgatgtgctttggaacaataatcgtcaTGATTTTTGCTTCACATAGTTGGAATATATCAGTGgtctaactttttatttttatgtaaattggATAAAATCATTTCCTTATCATTTTTGTCATGGTAACTAGGATAGGTGTGCTTCAGATATGCCTGGCTTAGCACTACTCTTCCCaggggtgtggagtctaacgaggcAGATGGTATTCGCCAGGGATCCCACAAGGAGGTCTGAACTTCGTCTCCTCCGCGTCTAATAGGGAGAACCCAAATGTCCAAGAGAAAAGACCAGGAGAATAGCCAGTAGGCTGGATACAGAAATGCGATAGTCTGTGGATAGACAGCAACCACCTAGAGCTGGATACAATAGTGCAATGGGCTGCAGAGTGATGATTACCACTGCGGACAGTGGAGCAGGTAACAGGAATGTGATAGTCTGCAAACAGATAATGACCTTTGCGGACAGCGGAGCTGGATTCAATGGTGCAATGAGCTGCAGAAAGACAATTACCACTGCGAACAGTGGAGCAGGTACAGGGATGTGATGGTCTGTGGACAGGTTATGAccactgcagacagcagagccAAGCTGAAAGGAGCAGCAGAGAGAAAGCAAATACTATGAGCAATGGTGCAGCATACAAAATAGTAGAGAAACACTAGGAGAGCACAGGGAGCCACATCTTCTTACTAGCAGGAGTttgacacaaagaacaggcaccacgGAGCttccacaggtgctttaaatatcctgTGAGAGTGATTGGCAGTTCAATGAATGAAAGACAGATGTAATAGAAGGAGATTGGATCTGTGCTTGTGCAGATCTGAATTCAAAATGGCAGCCGGGAGCGGTAAATCACGACACTCAGCGCAGAAGAGGACAGAGGCGGGGAGCAGGTAAGACTACCAAGCCCTGGCTAGGGGGACCGCGGGTCCGGTGTGTGACAATTTTGTTGAAGTGGAACAATTTCTCTGTTCATGAATTCTGCCagatattatatgttttttatctCAAAATGTTTTATAGCATCTAGGTCTTTCTAGTATATTGCATTATTGtggttattattaaaatatatagtatgccacttgtttttgtctgtgtatatataggaTTGGCACAGGTGGTGTTAAATTATTGaagcttatatattttttaaatggtcaGATGGAGCGACTTTGTACACTTTATTGTTTTGCTTATTGGGGAAGCTGAAGAGAACAGATGGGATTTAATAACATGTAGTAGATTATTACATAGCAAAGTCACCCCAATTGGATCGTCCATTTTTCTGATTGAATTACAAGCAGTACTTTAAGACAGATTTGATTTCCTTTTTTAAGAAATAGCATATGTTTTTTGAaggatttataaataaatagtttacAAGGAAACTAATAGGAGTAAAAATATAGAAATCCACCCAAACATTGTCATGTTtggggtaggctgggctggggagcaggggggtagctggtcccatagtgggctacatcaGGCTGGGTCATTGGGacacctacatttttttcattaaaatgttcctaaaaggctgctcaGTCGAGtcctgccccctgggctaaaatttgccagccctgccctgCCGAGTGGGACTGGGGGTTGGAGAGAAAAGGGGATTTTGTTTGTGGTGTGTAACatactataaaacataataatagatACAAATATAATAGTGCTTAATAGTAAAACTAATAAAAATCAGCaatatgtaacccctggggatgctgcagttggacttgagcacccaggggctaataatcacacttgcatcagtaagaaaagagatgcatatagctatttaccagtcaaggagaaggaactacatctcccagaatgctgttatgaagagggggcggagcctaagaagactgagaaacctgagggcggagagagagagagggagagaggagcatcctgggagagactgagctgtgtgaccagttcagataggtgaccctagggagaagggcactggatgagtgatctgagcagagagagcagtctgcagagatatcaaagctgggtgcagttctgaacagaacctgctggaagccacagtttgaagctgtaggaggaggtttgcatgcatctctgaagaaggacattttacaagtcagccattttggagataatcaagttcagacctgtgacacactggtgcagataagttactggttatttttatctatctgttgttgttcaagtggggtttggactatatctggccacaagggctgaagagttagggatagatgggtgggcaggtaaatatgcaccaagtgtgtgtctaatcagcacttgtggaactacaagtcccaggatacaaattagaaaggattttacagttgttgctagaggagggtctgcatactgtgactgctgtacctcactgcaagtgatttaaagacctccaacatctgcaaactggacacatgatgtttccatgccatgctgcatacatacagaagggccccaacttgcagtgcactgctctatttgtgtggtgtgtttgaatactgctgtgtgtgtttggcagtacattgtagggctataagggaaaatatataaattcaccctgcaagatattcacagtatcaggagcaagtaagatatctgatatattttttcttatagccctacaatgtactgccaaacacacacagcagtattcaaacacaccacacaaatagagcagtgcactgcaagttggggcccttctgtatgtatgcagcatggcatggaaacatcatgtgtccagtttgcagatgttggaggtctttaaatcacttgcagtgaggtacagcagtcacagtatgcagaccctcctctagcaacaactgtaaaatcctttctaatttgtatcctgggacttgtagttccacaagtgctgattagacacacacttggtgcatatttacctgcccacccatctatccctaactcttcagcccttgtggccagatatagtccaaaccccacttgaacaacaacagatagataaaaataaccagtaacttatctgcaccagtgtgtcacaggtctgaacttgattatctccaaaatggctgacttgtaaaatgtccttcttcagagatgcatgcaaacctcctcctacagcttcaaactgtggcttccagcaggttctgttcagaactgcacccagctttgatatctctgcagactgctctctctgctcagatcactcatccagtgcccttctccctagggtcacctatctgaactggtcacacagctcagtctctcccaggatgctcctctctccctctctctctccgccctcaggtttctcagtcttcttaggccccgccccctcttcataacagcattctgggagatgtagttccttctccttgactggtaaatagctatatgcatctcttttcttactgatgcaagtgtgattattagcccctgggtgctcaagtccaactgcagcatccccaggggttacacactccccctgtggggcaagtccacaatgaacaaatgatgaggcttgtcccacatcctgcaaatttaaaggggttaagacatcctgtctaaatacactttcacatccatacacaacaggccctggcataacagatatgggagtcagatatggccactgatagacccagctaggatgaatcaccttaggaatctcagtcatatgacctagactatcataagtcaacatcattggggctctaggggtccttttaggccgaccctggactggtgggttcccttcctctccccccaacaccctgttggggcgttcagtgcatcctccatctggatcaacgacgtccccatccatgtcaacttcttggttagagccttcctctactgaacactgagaatccaaccgtccagctactcttgggttgacactttcatctgaaatggcaggcatagttctcctttcttctacttgtggaggtcttacagcggccccctcggtagacctagtgagccttctgatatcttgtctccaatctatttctcccaatttacctggagcatcatacccccaatcatctccatcatcttcttctgtggtcggttctctgattcgccgtgatcttctgggtgtggacacttttggctcatctgtttcaggctcctcccaaaaccggacaccatctctgatgggaagcaaatgttgtcgatggtatgtctttatagggcctgttagcccctcgggcctaattcgataggctgggatgtctggcaattttgcaaccacaacatgaggatcctttcgccaacgattggctaacttgtgtttccccgggaggcccaagtgtctaagtaaaaccctgtcacctggctccagaatatgctccttgacctgtagatcataacgacccttgtttcgttgtccagcttttgatgcagctgcttctgctagtctgtaggcctcctttagttcttgtttcagctgctccacatatttcaaatggggcttttcttggggatcagcagtgtccattccaaaacagatatcgattggtaatctagcctcccttccaaacattaagagatatggggagtaccccgtggactcgtttttcgtgcaattgtaggcgtggaccaaatggctgatgtgcctactccaatgtgccttttttttagtgtccaaagtgcccatcatgctgagaagggtccgattaaatctctccggctgcggatctccttggggatggaaaggagtagtcctggacttctttatcccgcagacttcgcacagttcttttattagcttgctctcaaaatcccgaccctgatctgaatgaatgcgggcaggcagtccatagtggacaaagaacttttcccataggatttttgccacggtcacagctctctggtcttttgtctggtaggcttgagcataacgggtgtaatgatctgtcaccactagaatgttacacttgttgctttcatccggttccactgatagaaagtcaatacagactaactctaaaggcccattgctggatatattctttaagggggcagccttttctgggagggattttcgaagtatgcatgtcccacaagatttacaataactctcaatgtctatctccattttcggccagtagaatctatctgaaattaaactcatggtcttctctattcccaggtggccgtgtttatcatgcaacgcacggagaaccatgggacggtgcttctttggcaatactagctgtttcctctctctgccatctttgcggctggtttctctatacagtagcccctgcttcaccaccaatgactctctctgtctgcttagcaaaatagcttcctccgttttcaaactactcgggtggattctttgtctgtgtttaacagaccacctaactgctgctatagaggagtcattctgctgatcttctttgacttggcttgaactcaacttctgaagatcactgagctccatttgactcaaccagcaatattgtcttggtagtgcatctgtcgttgcccctagagctgttaagcattctttgactggaggcacgaccacacgtccctcgtgacacatccccttcacctctggagctggcaactctatccattcttcttcctgagattccacaaaccttcccggtaatcttgacaaagcatcggcatctacatttcttctcccaggcctgtactttattgtgaaattgtaaatggccagcgccgccaaccatctgtgcccagttgcatctagctttgctgtggtctgcacatatgtgaggggattgttgtctgtatgcacttcgaatggtactccatacaagtagtcgtgaagtttgtcaacaactgcccacttaagggccaggaactccaacttatgcaccgggtagttccgttcactgggtgagagacctcgactgatgtaatagactggtcttaaccttccttcttgcacttggtatagcactcccccaagtccctcaaaggaggcatctacatgcagaatgtatggtaactctggatcggcatatgccagaacaggcgcttgaatcaggcaggttttcaatccttcaaaagcttgttcgcaagcctcactccacctttccccgaacgcatcatttacccggaacaatggtttctctttccgatgggaacctcttggagcaggataacctcgagttagatctgtaagaggcttgacaagtttactgtagtttgggacaaaccttctgtaatagccacagaaccccaaaaaagaccttaattccttcagtattgttggtcgaggccattctttcaccgcttctatcttcgctgaatctgtagaaattccttcccgatccacaacatatcccacatacttgacctgggttttacagaagctacacttgtcaagggacaacttcaaccctttctttattaagcgatccaataccttgaggagtctttcgttgtgctcattcaatgtttggccaaatactatcaaatcatccaagtataccagcacttccctgaaattcatgtcacccacaacatcatccatgcatcgttggaaagtggctggagcccctgataatccttgtggcaatcttttgaactgaaagaatccaaccgggcagatgaaggcggttttctcagcatccttctgactcatcaatatctgatagtacccgctgcgtagatctagcacagaaaaccacttgcttccctgaagacaatcaagggcttcgtctatcctagggacagtgtactgatcaggaatcgtgcgcttgtttaatgtccggtagtccacgcacatccgtatttttcccgtcttctttctagccaccacaataggagaagcatagggactctcagatctctcaatcacatcattctctagcatctcccttaaatgttcccgaatatcatccaaatcagcaggggctaggcgtcttgaccgttctcggaaaggtctgtcgtccgttagccttatgtggtgctccacttctgtcgctagacctaaatcccagtcccccgaagagaaggcagcctctctttgtagcatttgcataactagccagtgtcggtcttcttgactagcatcactaccattaaagcattgatcaaaacttcctatttgtaatgtggtttctttctgagattttttttcctctttcttcttataagcagcaaggcacataggatgaatcttaagtgttttactataacttgctcctcccacctcttggcaccagttggccagtatctcgaacaaatgggagttagttccaataatcactgagacatctcgaggttctccttcggcctcaggacagacaagtgcaagcacgttcacctcttcttctattccagctacttcccgtgggaacttcaaaggtacagtgatgtacccaaggtagggataattcttgtcactcagaccccagatggtcagtccacacaatggctttatgggcaagtcagatagattatctcggtaccacttctcgaacacaatggacacctgtgaaccactatctagcaaggccatacaaggtctcccatttagacatgccggcacgtgaggagagggtcccagcaatcctttgggcaaaagaccccattccaggtgagagttccccacagtgttaatgtcagctttctttagagggccagtgtgggggttcctggtcctccctttcagttttccgaaagcttcctatcccggtgggatggtgagggtgaccaccttcctcccttcctctgaggacattgtctagcgagatgcccaacttctccacaagtgaaacaattgttctgtttccgagtagtgttagcttcgagaacttgccaggggtggatgttcgggtgcagttgctcggtagtgtggtatttcagcatctgtgcttgaatctgcttctgcatctccaacaactgagcaatctgctcaccttgtttctccacaatcttcattaactcagtgctgggaaggtcagcctcgggctttgactgtacgaccttgactttcttggtcaccctctctcgggatttaactatagcttcctcttgtttaacatcttgtatcaactgaagaaaagtaggtgatggttgtcccagttgagcatttcttatcttcatcgctactgggtcatgggacagagcaccccgtaacaactgttgcatacgcctgtcgtctacttctgctaggggtattcctttctttgacacaataaggtggatcagcttgtccagccgatagatataattggacaatgtctcccctgactcctgataggtgtggcgtagctgatagagcagatctgttgcatcctctgccattccatattcctgatctagagtcgctaagtagtgtcgtgcagtggcttgggggtcacttctccgtacagcttggattagttctccagcgggacctcgcagactttcaacgatccgctgtctcttatagggttcggagcaatgccattcctccaggtattgggaagccatctctttccatgcctcgtaagtttcttccccagtagggactggttttattcctgagaagagccggagccttctgtagcccccttcatgctgtgactttcctaactggtctaccagtttctgtacagcagtgaggaacagttcgctttgatcctcatcagttttcctagtactggagggtgactgagaattctcttccctggcctgagggaatacttgtcggttaatatctccatctggaagttcagcattaagaggtgctgcgactagctgttttggctttaacggtatcacaatatgccattgttgtttttgtggcccagaaacgagggagggaagaaaatctttatccaattctgcttgcgtctcacagaggatcagactggtcttatgctgatctctacctttccatccaaggattttaggatgttctaccccataaatcctgtggagcacatgcagtacttcctcatctgtcactccctgagagtcaccatagatccctaaacatcgagttggggccacagtctgttgttcacaccacagaaacacttcttctcttatactatccatgacgtctgtgctgatgggtttcactgagtgtgtcttcagtatctcagcagtgcctccactgtaacacccccttgtgtattaagcgttgtgagggtatatatatatattgaaccacgcagatgcttctcaccttggtacttggttttcagtgcctccacccgaatctctgctttctcttctggggggtgttccaaagatacaccagggggagattcgggaaaccccctgcccagtattaacactctgtgacaaaatgtgtgctgcaaaagccagccaggcacatttatttaaatggaaatcctaaatgcagctttgtaattttatagaaaaatatactttggtataatttgaaataatagtgcaaacaatacaatacagtaataaaacagtgtggatgaaagtggcgcaccacttcttactatgcacaccaagttaacacaaaaactcgcaataaatcaataacagcatacaatataatataatatataacaatataaccattaactgtcacagctttatacacatgaaaaaatatatcagatatcttacttgctcctgatactgtgaatatcttgcagggtgaatttatatattttcccttatagccctacaatgtactgccaaacacacacagcagtattcaaacacaccacacaaatagagcagtgcactgcaagttggggcccttctgtatgtatgcagcatggcatggaaacatcatgtgtccagtttgcagatgttggaggtctttaaatcacttgcagtgaggtacagcagtcacagtatgcagaccctcctctagcaacaactgtaaaatcctttctaatttgtatcctgggacttgtagttccacaagtgctgattagacacacacttggtgcatatttacctgcccacccatctatccctaactcttcagcccttgtggccagatatagtccaaaccccacttgaacaacaacagatagataaaaataaccagtaacttatctgcaccagtgtgtcacaggtctgaacttgattatctccaaaatggctgacttgtaaaatgtccttcttcagagatgcatgcaaacctcctcctacagcttcaaactgtggcttccagcaggttctgttcagaactgcacccagctttgatatctctgcagactgctctctctgctcagatcactcatccagtgcccttctccctagggtcacctatctgaactggtcacacagctcagtctctcccaggatgctcctctctccctctctctctccgccctcaggtttctcagtcttcttaggctccgccccctcttcataacagcattctgggagatgtagttccttctccttgactggtaaatagctatatgcatctcttttcttactgatgcaagtgtgattattagcccctgggtgctcaagtccaactgcagcatccccaggggttacaaaTATATTCAAGAGGCAGTGATATATTAGCAATATGTTAGGAGCCGcagcggccgcgggcaccaccgcgactcactgCCCCTCTCCCTGGCATCTTGGtcatctccatgatgaccgggatgtcacttcagGGTTCTCAGCCTGATCGTTGCTGAGGCAACGGACGGACGCCGAGTATTCTGTGCAGCACGCCCCgcaatacagggcagccgggcgcatgcgctggaTCTcctatagcctgcgggctaattaatctgGACCTCATTAATTTACCAGGACCTGGGGAtagttacagggcaaagcccttaTTGGCTaccattagtatttaaggcagggagggtttagcctccctgccggttatagcgttcctgtcctgtgctgtgctgacctcCTCTTGGATATCTATTTGCCTGATCTGctgttgtgacctttgcctgtaccttagatcctgcctgtttgcctgtgaccctgaccctttggcgtgttatttgaccattctac is part of the Mixophyes fleayi isolate aMixFle1 chromosome 10, aMixFle1.hap1, whole genome shotgun sequence genome and harbors:
- the LOC142103464 gene encoding paraneoplastic antigen Ma1 homolog, which produces MDSIREEVFLWCEQQTVAPTRCLGIYGDSQGVTDEEVLHVLHRIYGVEHPKILGWKGRDQHKTSLILCETQAELDKDFLPSLVSGPQKQQWHIVIPLKPKQLVAAPLNAELPDGDINRQVFPQAREENSQSPSSTRKTDEDQSELFLTAVQKLVDQLGKSQHEGGYRRLRLFSGIKPVPTGEETYEAWKEMASQYLEEWHCSEPYKRQRIVESLRGPAGELIQAVRRSDPQATARHYLATLDQEYGMAEDATDLLYQLRHTYQESGETLSNYIYRLDKLIHLIVSKKGIPLAEVDDRRMQQLLRGALSHDPVAMKIRNAQLGQPSPTFLQLIQDVKQEEAIVKSRERVTKKVKVVQSKPEADLPSTELMKIVEKQGEQIAQLLEMQKQIQAQMLKYHTTEQLHPNIHPWQVLEANTTRKQNNCFTCGEVGHLARQCPQRKGGRWSPSPSHRDRKLSEN